Proteins co-encoded in one Populus trichocarpa isolate Nisqually-1 chromosome 10, P.trichocarpa_v4.1, whole genome shotgun sequence genomic window:
- the LOC7477014 gene encoding uncharacterized protein LOC7477014 isoform X1 — MDCFVGKKKSDQCEKGLRGLTEKVRLFQEEMKAMMYEREKETRAYEIDMMVFAFKEAEWKQERKKLKEELKRLRKAVEEKDERIRVMEDRSVGERSEKNGEFLGTPSFLVEQMREERVWRDEAVDKWKKLYLAIKDELDDLIQRTHREDGLYRRAEEEMIEELKMEVKAKEGCIKELKARLVFVENEEYSRAREVDILRQSLKIMSSRKASSFSRKPNSALLKQARKA; from the exons ATGGATTGTTTTGTCGGCAAGAAAAAGAGCGACCAGTGTGAGAAAGGCCTAAGAGGGCTGACAGAGAAGGTAAGGCTTTTCCAAGAGGAAATGAAAGCTATGATGTacgagagagagaaagagacgaGAGCTTATGAGATAGACATGATGGTTTTCGCATTTAAAGAGGCAGAGTGGAAGCAAGAGAGGAAGAAGCTCAAAGAGGAACTAAAGAGATTGAGAAAGGCAGTGGAAGAGAAAGATGAGAGGATCAGGGTAATGGAGGATAGGTCAGTAGGAGAGAGAAGTGAGAAAAATGGAGAATTCTTGGGGACTCCTAGCTTCCTGGTGGAGCAAATGAGGGAGGAGAGAGTGTGGCGCGACGAGGCCGTGGATAAGTGGAAGAAGCTTTACCTTGCCATCAAGGACGAGCTTGATGATCTCATTCAGAGGACTCACCGTG AAGATGGATTGTACCGGAGAGCAGAGGAAGAGATGATTGAGGAGCTAAAGATGGAAGTGAAGGCCAAGGAGGGGTGCATTAAGGAGCTGAAAGCACGATTAGTTTTTGTGGAGAACGAAGAATACAGCAGGGCAAGAGAGGTCGATATTCTGCGGCAAAGCTTGAAGATCATGAGCAGTAGGAAGGCATCCAGCTTCTCTCGCAAACCCAATTCAGCACTTTTGAAACAGGCTAGAAAAGCATAA
- the LOC7477014 gene encoding uncharacterized protein LOC7477014 isoform X2, whose protein sequence is MDCFVGKKKSDQCEKGLRGLTEKVRLFQEEMKAMMYEREKETRAYEIDMMVFAFKEAEWKQERKKLKEELKRLRKAVEEKDERIRVMEDRSVGERSEKNGEFLGTPSFLVEQMREERVWRDEAVDKWKKLYLAIKDELDDLIQRTHQDGLYRRAEEEMIEELKMEVKAKEGCIKELKARLVFVENEEYSRAREVDILRQSLKIMSSRKASSFSRKPNSALLKQARKA, encoded by the exons ATGGATTGTTTTGTCGGCAAGAAAAAGAGCGACCAGTGTGAGAAAGGCCTAAGAGGGCTGACAGAGAAGGTAAGGCTTTTCCAAGAGGAAATGAAAGCTATGATGTacgagagagagaaagagacgaGAGCTTATGAGATAGACATGATGGTTTTCGCATTTAAAGAGGCAGAGTGGAAGCAAGAGAGGAAGAAGCTCAAAGAGGAACTAAAGAGATTGAGAAAGGCAGTGGAAGAGAAAGATGAGAGGATCAGGGTAATGGAGGATAGGTCAGTAGGAGAGAGAAGTGAGAAAAATGGAGAATTCTTGGGGACTCCTAGCTTCCTGGTGGAGCAAATGAGGGAGGAGAGAGTGTGGCGCGACGAGGCCGTGGATAAGTGGAAGAAGCTTTACCTTGCCATCAAGGACGAGCTTGATGATCTCATTCAGAGGACTCACC AAGATGGATTGTACCGGAGAGCAGAGGAAGAGATGATTGAGGAGCTAAAGATGGAAGTGAAGGCCAAGGAGGGGTGCATTAAGGAGCTGAAAGCACGATTAGTTTTTGTGGAGAACGAAGAATACAGCAGGGCAAGAGAGGTCGATATTCTGCGGCAAAGCTTGAAGATCATGAGCAGTAGGAAGGCATCCAGCTTCTCTCGCAAACCCAATTCAGCACTTTTGAAACAGGCTAGAAAAGCATAA